The Serinus canaria isolate serCan28SL12 chromosome 2, serCan2020, whole genome shotgun sequence genomic interval GCTGGCTTCAGCTTCCAAAGGggctgaaattacttttttcatttcttattttcattcttgttCTTGTCCACAGAAAGGGTTAAGTTGCTATTtcttgaaaatgaagaaaagaactGATATTTTTTCGCCTCACTCATTCCTGCCCCTGACAGCAGAGCTAGGCTGCTGATGTGTTCCCAGCTTTGCTATGGCTCCACAATGATGTTCTCCTTGGGGCTGTGAACACCCCTCCTTGGtgaaagagaagctgctgccttcagaCACAAATCTTCTGCTCTTGTATTCATCTTGCCACACAAAACAACTGAGCAGTGCCTGAAGCTTTGTCTGGTCTGAGAGTGTAGGAGCTGGAGAGAAGCCTCACTGGAAGGCACCTGTCAGATCCAAGGCAAGAGAGCAAGAAGAGCTTCAAGAGCCACCCTGAACACGGAGATTTATCAGGGCTGCCTAGGTATGAGCAAGGAGGATGGTCTGTATGCATGATAAATATGGGGGTCATCTTGTATTAGGAGCTGTGGTAAAGGATGTATTTAGAAGCACATTAACACACTTCTACAGGCAGGAGATCAGAACAGTGAGTTTCTACATTTAAATCATACTGATCCAATCTAGCATTCTGGAGCTAAACAGGCAGCAACTGACCTACCAAAGAAGCAACACAACGATGGTAACACGGCTTCCAGCTGTTTAAATTGATACATATGCTGCTTCTTTTACCTTGAAACTGGCCTTGTGATTCCAGTAAAAAGAAGACAGCACACCTCCAGATCATGATACTATATTTCTATGTAATTAATTCACTTTTACCTGACATGATATTATTAAATTCAATGTCACTCAATATTGTCATATAAACTGTGGTAAATACTGAATAATTAATTTAGGAATATATAAACTCAAGTGTTTAGACCATCCTTGAAAGCATGTATACCTGAAGTTAGCAGTTATACAAATATCTGAAACACCTGATTTCAAGCTGATGGAGCCACAAAACTGAGTGACAGAATGAACATATTCAATCTGTAAGAGTAAATTGCAATAAACTGGAAACTTAACTTGAATCAACATACTTTTGTATGACCATTTTGTTAGTCAGCACAAAAGTGCCCTGATGAgataaaatctttttcttattttcaaagCACGGTTAGAGAGGATGGCATTAACATTACAGCTGCCATCAAAAGTGGGTAAAAGCATTGCAAAAAGCCTCTACCAGACTTCATTACAAGTCTGCAAAACTTGTAATGAAGCAAAACACATTGCCAGACTGAATCATTATAAACTTTCTCTCAACTGCTTTCTAAGGGACTGTTAAGCATCAGTATAGGCATAATCTAGGGGAGAGAGTAAGATTTAGATACTTCCCAAACCACTATGATTATGCTTATGATTATGAGTAGTATCAAAGCTACTCCCTGCCACTGGCAGGCAGGTTTGCTACCTTTCAGTGGTAACAAAAGTAAGACAcattctgctgctgtgagcacacTGTAACTCCTGCTGAATTTGGGGCAGTCACAGAGAGGGCTCTCCAAAAATACGGACAGGCATCAAAATATTCCTGCTTCATGGCTGGAAATTCTGAAAAGGCACATTGGGTGCTTTTCAAGAATGATCATCACTGTCTTCAGAACAGCTAATATTGCAGGATAGAGATCATGATTTACTATCAGGATTTTTCAAAGCTACTAGTGTTGGCTGAACATATCTCCTGTAAAATTCAGCACCACATTCTCCACTGATTGAGGTGGGTACATAATCAAATCATTTTGAAAATGCCAAGacagtttttattctttcataTAGCCAGGCATGCACATGCCACAAAGAAGTAATAAAATCAGGGGAAATGCAAGAGGAAATTCAACACTTTACAATAATTTCCAGCCTCCTCTGATAAATTCCCACTGGAAAATGTTAACTTTTATGCCTTCCTTTCACCAGAGAGAGCAAACAAGATGGGtcacagaaatgcatttcacCTTACACCCCACCCCCGCTTGCTGTTCATTCATCTGTCAGGAGTGCCAGGGCACTAAGGGCCCCAGACACTTGGTGAACGCTGGCTGaacctggcactgctgctctgtgctgtacCCAGGTCCCCCTGCCTAAGCAGCCCCTGATGGGCTCCACATGCCGCTGGAATACCAGAGGGTTCAATGGGGCCAGAGAGCCTCTCAACCCATCACCTGCAAAGGTTTTAAACAGTTTCCTTGAAACATTCTCTACTGTGGTTGTTTTCAGGATCTATGGCATGgacaaaatcataaaataattctttgcaCATGCAtgcttttaaacaaacaaaattgcAACAGTTGTCATTAGTGGACCTTGGAACATACAAGAAGTCTGGGCTGGTGATCTCTGCTTCTTCcctaataaattttaaaacatatatatGTGTTGATTTTATCACACTATGAATGACTGGTGGATGATTTACAGCATGCAACACTGAGGTCTGTTTATGTAAATGTTCAATGCAAACAATATGCAAGGCTTTATGAAAAGctaaaattcttttgaaaaggCCCTCATCACTCAATTTTAAGGTTCAAAAGTAAGAGCTTCAAAAGGCATCACTGCTAAAAGATTGTGTTATGCCATGCACACACAAAATGGAGGACTGAGCCCAGGGACAACTATTGCAGGCAGTGAAATTGAGAAGTATCACAGCCATGGCCAAATATACCTGTTGAATGTCTTCCCAGCTTCAACATCCGCAGGGCTCTGAGAAGTCTCAGCACTTGGACAATGCGCCCCACGTTCTCCAGTTCTTGGGAGCTCTCACCACCACACAGGCTCTCTACCAGCAGGGTGATGTAGAAAGGCAGAATAGCAAGGAGGTCTATGATGTTTGCCACACTCCTTAGGAAGCGGCACCGATCTCGTGCACACAGGAGCCTCAGGACAAACTCTGCTGTGAACCACGCAATACACAGGTACTCAAGGgcatccagcagtgctggggccagCCAGCTGAGCTCTACTGAAATCAAGGCCATGTTGGCAATTgacacaacaacaaaaaccatgGACAAGGTGCCAAAcgtcctggctgctgcagaggagccaggCTTTTCCAAAAGTTCCCAAACTTTCTGTCTGACATTGGGACAGAGGCTGCCAGAAAAGTCCTCTTCTTCATCTTGGGCATCCAGTTCTTCTGCATCTTTCTTGATGTCTAAGGCTTCACTCAGCTCTTTCCTCCTGAAGTACCTGCCCAGGAACACCCCCCAAGAGATTGTGAATAGCAATAGGCAGACGCTTGTCTTATCATTTACTATGCAAGTCAGAAGAATACACATTAAAGTTTACCTTAGGTGAACTTAGAAAACCCCATTATCAAGTTTATGGCTTTAATTGTTGAGCCCCTGTAGCATGTTTCCACTGACTGATATACTTCTATTAACCCATTTCACATCAGTGACACATTCTATATGCAGAGTAATTTTACTGATAGCGATTTATTTATATGGATCACGTTGACCACAATAGGATCTGTGGCACGACTAATATGAATTCTTAGAAGCAATCCTGGCACAACCAGATCCTCTGTTTTTAAATAGTTCCTAATTTGTTTAATTGTATGCAATTTTTATTACACTTCAGTGTAATTTATGCCTCGTTTACATATTTGCAATAGTAAAACTGAAGGCATAATTAAAGCCATGCAGTTCATGGGTGAACTTCTCACCACTACATACTAAGATGACGAggcatctttctttctttagatATATGGGCTCTCACACAAAGTGGACAAGCATTTGTACCAAGTAAAACTTACAGACTGTAAATATATATAGTGTTTTGTCAGAGTAAGAGTATATTTAAAGTGGAATCTTGTCAATCATAAACATAGCCAAAGAACacacaaaaatttttttttctttcatatctTTCTTTCTGACTGCTGCAAAGTTCAAGCCTTAGACAAAGGTGTTGTGCAATTTTGCCTTCAATACAGTTGGTCCTGCATATGTCAAAAAGGTCTGTAGCTCTCTGTATCACTAAAGTAGCAGGAGCATTCAGTTACACCtaccagaaaaagaagaaaggtaTGAAAACTAGGCTCCAATTTTCTCAGCTGAAGAACTAACCCATACTAGGGTAGGATACCTCTAATATCGTTTTGGGATGGTATTACTTCTTTCTAATAATTTTGACATAACTGCTATAGCTAAATAGCAGTTACACTCTTTAGAAAATTTGTTTCTTCAGtactaaaaaaccaaaaccagtaaCATTGAATATGGTGGGAAATTAACTGCAAATAGAATTAACAGAAACATCCTGGGGGTGGTTCAGTCAAAACCCACCTCGTTCCTAAACTGCCTGTTATAATTTGTCTCCAGCAAGCCATGTTCCCGCTGTTGCTGCCCCCTCCTTGTAAGCTGCTACATCCACGTGCCATGCTTCCTTTCATGGCTCCTCCTGGAGCCATGCCACCCACACTTAGCCTGGCAGGTGACCAGCCCCCCCTTCTGCCTCTCCAGCTTGGATTTGGAAATCCTTCAAAATTAAAGTGCAGGTGGGCAGGATCCAAATCCCTCCAGCATTGTGCCTGACTCCACATCTAATCCCTCTATGATAACCTTAAGCTGAATGACTGAAGGGGCATCTCTCCTTTCACAAGCCTTTTCATCTCTGGCATTGTCCTTTTCAACATTTTGAGTTTCCAGGGCCAGTTTGAAGCCACTACAAGACATCCCAGACCCTGTTCCTGTCTCACTATCTTGACCAGCAACCTTTCCCACAGCAAGTGGTAACTCTGACCTCACCAACACATCTCCCATTTCTGACACCCATCCACTGCTAGAGCAGCACTTGGGGCTCAACTCCCACAACTTTTCCTGCTACCTCACCTATCCCCACTTCTGGATCTCTCACCTGAGGGTCCCTGAATGCAAGTCAACGTGGAACTCATCTAGCCCACAATCCACAAGATGAGGAAGCATCATCTTCCCACAACTCACCGGTCTCTGCAGCAGGAATCAATGCTGAGCTCATCCAAACCCCAGTACTGGATTTCTTGCAGGAAAGAGAGtgcacacagctgctccatCACATGCAGCCTCCCTGTCTGGTAGTAATTCAGGATGTAGCGAAATGCCTGTGAGCTCCGATCAAAGAAATACTCATTCTCCACAAGGTTGGCATCATCACAAAGCTCAAGGAGGCCAGAAGCCACATCCCGGGCAGCAGAGACCACTACTGCCAGTTTGCCAAGACGGGTGTCAGGGTAGCAAGACAAAGTTTGCTGGGACATCACAAAGCGGCTGCCTCCTACATTGATAGTAAAGCAGTCCAGAGAGGGAATGACCTTCTGGAGCAGGGGCCCCTGCTCTTCATCACTAGAGAAAACACTGGACTCCAGCGAACCCAGGGATGTGCTACTCCCTGGTTCCTCTAAGGATGCTTGTGAAGAAAGAGACATGCAGCAGGGAGGCGACTTCATCCTgtagctgccagcagcagcctaCACTCTCCAGGATCAAAATCACAACACGGCCGCAGAGAAGGCAGTCCCGCCTGAGGGGCGGCCGGGCTGGGCTCGGAATGCTGCCTCTGGCTACCGTCCCAGGGACACGGCACCGTTCCCGCTGCCTCCGGGcggtgcctggagctgggcgGAGGTCAGGCGggtgctgcacagcccagcGCCGCCCGCACCCGCGAGGATGCTGAAGGAGCCACGGTACCTGAGGCGGCGTCACCTCGTGCTGTCCGCGCCGGCACCATCCGCCCGCGACGGCCCCTCCGCTTCAGCGCTCATCTTCAGCCGCTGGGTCGGGCGAGTCAGGGGAAACCCACCGGCACGACACAATACGGAGCACCTGCTTCAGCGGCGACTCCGAGCAGCGCCCCGACAGTAGCCCTAGGGGACACTGGTTAGCCCGTCCCTTCCCGCCCCACGCTCGCACTTCGGCCGGGGCTGCTGCGGCCGGAGCCGAGCCCGGCGCCGGGGCAGCGCCGCGAACAGAGcgcctgggcagggctgccgcccccggccgctccccgcccccggcccgcctCACCTGCCCGCCGCCCAGCTGTGCCGCCCCCGGCCGGCTGCCTCCGCTCACTCCCCCGGCCCCAAAGCTCCGGGCAGCGACAGCGCCTCTCCATGGCGGGTCCTGTGCTGCGGGGCGCAGGCGGCAGCGGGGGGCGCGGGCtgggccgggcggggccgcaGGGCCGACCCcaccccgccccgccccgccccgccccggaGCCCCCGCTGGGGGCCCGGCAGCCGCAGGTGCGGCGGTAGTGCCGTGTGTCCCCACCCGCGGCTGCCTCCGGGACAACCCAGCGCTTGCAAACTTCCCCGAGCCAGTTGGCAGGGCGGTTCGGGAGCCGGCCCTCCGCGGTGTGTGTAACCCCAAACGTGTCGCTAAGCAGGTAACGTGTCCTCGGTTAGACCGCTCCCTCGGCTCAAGTCTGAAGTCACTCGCTTAAAGAAGTCACTGTAAATCGATGGGCGTGAGCGAACCTGTTTTAACCGAGCTGCACTCAGCCTGTTTTCAAAAAATACTCTGGAGTATCTTCGTTACTGTCCTGTGCTGACTTTGTAGGTCCTCAGTTCAACAATGCAAAAATTTAGTTCACCCTCCTcattatatttccttttctcctatGAAGCAGTTATTTCTAACAAATACTTGCTTTGGGAATTCgtgctttctgctgcctctgactCCTCGCGAGGGTGGGCAGCTGCCGATATTGCAGTGGAATCTCCCAGGACGGGAAATTGTGGAGTATGCAAAAGGTGGCATTGTGTGTCATGCCACCAGCATCATGTCACCAGCTTTTTATCCCTCATTGCTCGTTGCATACAGCTGTGTCCAGTTATGAACATTTCTAATGTTTACTTCAGAGAGATCTCATAGCGTTTCATCATTTGGGTACTAGTAATCcatattttaaatgaagctGAGCTGAACATTTACCATATTGCAGAATTGCAACACCCACAGCAAGCTCTCTACTCAGCACTTGCTGGCATAGAAATCTGCTTAAGTGACTGTTGGCAAAAAAATACACAGATCAGAGAGAATCCAATGGAGAATAGCAAGGGTGGGGtttggaagaaaacacagagtgGGATTAGCTACAGTGGAAGGGAGGAAGCATTGTGATAGTCTTCAGACATTTAAAAGGTGGCTCCCAAAGGTGAAGATGATATACTCTGCTCTCCTTGGATGAATTGGACATGTGTAGAAGTAATGGGAGTTGAACAACAGGAAGGATATCTAGAGTAGCCATTACAAATGCTTTGGTGAAGCAGTGGAAGAGGCACATTTGTGTCTGTTGCAAGTCCTCAATGAGCTGGCTGGAATAGCAGGGATCAAGGATCTGTCAGGACTAGCAGATGtgtggtgctgcttttcctggggtAGTCTGAAAGGGTTAGATGAACTTGTAACACCTTCCAGCTCTCTAATGCTGTATTCGAAGTGTGtcataaagaaaaatacctaTTTTCATAgacatttccctttttattgtttaaaataatcgaatttaaatataatt includes:
- the KCNV1 gene encoding potassium voltage-gated channel subfamily V member 1, translated to MKSPPCCMSLSSQASLEEPGSSTSLGSLESSVFSSDEEQGPLLQKVIPSLDCFTINVGGSRFVMSQQTLSCYPDTRLGKLAVVVSAARDVASGLLELCDDANLVENEYFFDRSSQAFRYILNYYQTGRLHVMEQLCALSFLQEIQYWGLDELSIDSCCRDRYFRRKELSEALDIKKDAEELDAQDEEEDFSGSLCPNVRQKVWELLEKPGSSAAARTFGTLSMVFVVVSIANMALISVELSWLAPALLDALEYLCIAWFTAEFVLRLLCARDRCRFLRSVANIIDLLAILPFYITLLVESLCGGESSQELENVGRIVQVLRLLRALRMLKLGRHSTGLRSLGMTIAQCYEEVGLLLLFLSVGISIFSTVEYFVEQGVPGTTFTSVPGAWWWATTSMTTVGYGDIRPDTTIGKVVAFMCILSGILVLALPIAIINDRFSACYFTLKIKEAALRQREALKKLMKNSSSDSNINVNLRDIYARSVMDMLRLKSRERASTRSSGADEFWF